In Halanaeroarchaeum sp. HSR-CO, one DNA window encodes the following:
- a CDS encoding inorganic diphosphatase, which produces MANLWEDLETGPDAPETIYAVIECLKGERNKYEYDKDIPAVVLDRVLHSNVHYPYDYGFIPQSYYDDGDPFDVMVLVEDQTFPGCIIEARPIALMRMDDDGEQDDKVIAVPEEDPRFDHMADVDDIPEQTRAEIAEFFETYKNLEAGKQTETLGWEDRQTALDAIEHAQDLYEEQFG; this is translated from the coding sequence ATGGCGAACCTATGGGAGGACCTCGAGACCGGACCGGACGCCCCGGAGACTATCTACGCGGTCATCGAGTGCCTGAAAGGCGAGCGCAACAAGTACGAGTACGACAAGGACATCCCCGCGGTCGTCCTGGACCGCGTCCTGCACAGCAACGTCCACTACCCCTACGACTACGGGTTCATCCCGCAGTCGTACTACGACGACGGTGACCCGTTCGACGTAATGGTGCTCGTCGAAGACCAGACGTTCCCCGGGTGCATCATCGAGGCTCGCCCCATCGCGCTCATGCGGATGGACGACGACGGCGAACAGGACGACAAGGTCATCGCCGTGCCGGAGGAGGACCCTCGGTTCGACCACATGGCGGACGTCGACGACATCCCCGAGCAGACGCGTGCCGAAATAGCGGAGTTCTTCGAGACGTACAAGAACCTGGAGGCGGGCAAACAGACGGAGACGCTTGGATGGGAGGACAGACAGACCGCCCTCGACGCCATCGAACACGCCCAGGATCTCTACGAAGAACAGTTCGGCTGA
- a CDS encoding PadR family transcriptional regulator produces the protein MSEAQTAVRSTARDLTAFQKNILTVLAEQPRYGLAIKRELESYYDDEVNHGRLYPNLDDLVTKGLVEKSELDKRTNEYGLTDDGYEAVLDGIEWTLEKFVIDDERATAVQEIVDENSA, from the coding sequence ATGTCAGAGGCACAAACTGCGGTGCGAAGTACCGCCCGCGACCTGACAGCGTTCCAGAAGAACATCCTGACCGTCCTGGCAGAGCAGCCCCGGTACGGTCTCGCCATCAAACGCGAACTCGAGTCGTACTACGACGACGAAGTCAACCACGGCCGTCTCTACCCGAACCTCGACGATCTGGTGACGAAGGGGCTCGTGGAGAAGAGCGAACTCGACAAGCGGACCAACGAGTACGGACTCACCGACGACGGATACGAGGCCGTCCTCGACGGCATCGAGTGGACCCTCGAGAAGTTCGTCATCGACGACGAACGCGCGACGGCGGTCCAGGAAATCGTCGACGAGAACTCGGCCTGA